In Vicingus serpentipes, the DNA window TTTTTGAAAAGTACACTTCAACTATACTTGAAATATATTCTAAAGGAAATTCTAGATTAGAAAGATCTTTATACTTAATTCATCTAGGCGATTGGGTTTCTTATTTATTGGCAGAGAAAAAAGGAATTGATGTTACAGAAGTTGATGTAATTACAAGTCTTAAAAACGAGTTAGCTAAAATTTAATGCCAAAAGTACATTTTCAAGACTTAGGATTAAAAGACTATAAAGAAGCTTGGGATTTTCAAGAACAACTTTTTAAAACAAACGTTGACGCTAAAATTGAAAACCGAAAAGCTGAAAAAGTAGTTACTCCAACAATTAGTCATTTACTTTTTTGCGAACATCCACACGTTTACACACTTGGCAAAAGTGGCGATGAAAGCCATTTGCTGCTTTCTGAAGCGCTTTTAAAGCAAAAAGGCGCTACTTATTACAAAATAAATAGAGGTGGTGATATAACCTACCATGGCCCTGGTCAAATAGTTGGTTATCCAATTTTAGATTTAGATTTCTTTTTTACCGATATCCATAAATATCTTCGCTATTTAGAAGAAATGGTAATATTAACCCTAGCCGAATACGGAATAAAAGGTGAGAGATACGAAGGTTACACTGGGGTTTGGATAGATGCTGATAATCCGCTTAAAGCTAGAAAAATATGTGCTATGGGTGTACGTTGCAGTCGTTGGGTTACTATGCATGGATTTGCGTTTAATATTAATCCTGACTTAGACTATTTTAACAACATCGTGCCTTGCG includes these proteins:
- the lipB gene encoding lipoyl(octanoyl) transferase LipB, encoding MPKVHFQDLGLKDYKEAWDFQEQLFKTNVDAKIENRKAEKVVTPTISHLLFCEHPHVYTLGKSGDESHLLLSEALLKQKGATYYKINRGGDITYHGPGQIVGYPILDLDFFFTDIHKYLRYLEEMVILTLAEYGIKGERYEGYTGVWIDADNPLKARKICAMGVRCSRWVTMHGFAFNINPDLDYFNNIVPCGITDKQVTSLQKELNQEIDVEEVKEKLKKHFCSLFEAEFI